From the genome of Argentina anserina chromosome 4, drPotAnse1.1, whole genome shotgun sequence, one region includes:
- the LOC126792574 gene encoding AT-hook motif nuclear-localized protein 7-like — protein sequence MNGCLVPRERLWYGQLAVTLAGADGRIYGGSVSDSMLAESSVHIVVGSFPIGDQRRRGKQIQAESSRSTVPPPPEAPAPPEGPAEPPEQPDAQAEPPAPLPVPSYFREDWFWDGVMEGWPLFPGM from the exons ATGAATGGATGCCTTGTGCCCCGTGAAAGACTCTGGTATGGACAGTTAGCCGTCACTCTTGCGGGTGCCGATGGTCGAATTTATGGGGGATCCGTTAGTGATTCTATGCTAGCTGAGAGTTCTGTCCAT ATTGTGGTGGGTAGTTTCCCTATTGGTGATCAGAGAAGAAGGGGTAAGCAGATCCAGGCTGAATCATCACGTAGTACTGTGCCACCACCGCCAGAAGCACCTGCGCCGCCAGAAGGACCGGCGGAGCCACCTGAGCAGCCTGATGCACAGGCGGAGCCACCTGCGCCGCTACCGGTACCATCATATTTTAGAGAAGACTGGTTTTGGGATGGGGTCATGGAGGGCTGGCCACTATTTCCAGGAATGTAG
- the LOC126792543 gene encoding protein PSK SIMULATOR 1, whose translation MVAEPWILKMGNQVSSNLKHALLLQHSKKPNPKATPNNSNNKTQKQTVGILSFEVANVMSKTVYLYKSLTDSEISKLKVEILKSEGVQKLVSSDEAYLLELALAEKLEDLNRVAAVVGRLGKRCVEPALQGFEHVYGDLVNGVIEVRELGFLVKDMEGMIRKLERYVNATSNLYSELEVLNELEQATKKFQNNQHEESKRAFEQKLIWQKQDVRHLKDISIWNQTYDKVVELLARTVCTIYATIRGVFGESALRNDHGGASPPPPPPPPVSGQIDARRVSQEPLKRVLSKKKAFHSGLVEKAVVVKKGSNYKPQFDSRRGELALFRAEDFNFPCGTSPGRLFMDCLVSSSVIDDDDDVSSAGGYEERSSQISSCGVVSGGLRRDYPNNSGCFSRVQLGVQSNSGGMNGSPFGPKSKLMVYAPPSTVGGSALALHYANVIIVVEKLLRYPYLVGEEARDDLYHMLPTSLRHSLRTNLKSYVKNLAIYDAPLAHDWKETLDGILRWLAPLAHNMIRWQSERNFEQQQIVTRTHVLLLQTLYFADRKKTEAAICQLLVGLNYICRYEHQQNALLDCASSFDFEDCMEWSMQCGASFVN comes from the coding sequence ATGGTTGCAGAGCCTTGGATTCTGAAGATGGGTAACCAGGTAAGCTCAAATCTAAAGCATGCTCTTTTACTTCAGCATTCAAAGAAACCAAACCCAAAAGCCACCCCCAATAACTCCAACAACAAAACTCAGAAGCAAACTGTAGGGATTCTTTCATTTGAGGTAGCTAATGTTATGTCCAAGACTGTTTATTTATACAAGTCCCTCACAGACTCTGAGATCTCTAAGCTTAAAGTTGAGATCTTGAAGTCTGAGGGGGTTCAGAAGTTGGTTTCATCTGATGAGGCCTATCTTCTTGAGCTTGCTTTGGCTGAGAAGCTAGAGGACCTGAACCGGGTTGCTGCTGTGGTGGGCCGGCTTGGGAAGAGGTGTGTTGAGCCGGCTCTGCAGggttttgagcatgtttatGGGGACCTTGTTAATGGGGTCATTGAGGTTAGGGAGTTGGGGTTTTTGGTGAAGGATATGGAGGGTATGATTAGGAAGTTGGAGAGGTATGTGAATGCTACTTCCAATTTGTATAGTGAGTTGGAGGTGTTGAATGAGTTGGAGCAAGCCACTAAGAAGTTTCAGAACAATCAGCATGAGGAGAGCAAGAGGGCTTTTGAGCAGAAGCTGATTTGGCAGAAGCAGGATGTGAGGCATCTCAAGGACATTTCAATTTGGAACCAGACTTATGATAAGGTTGTGGAGCTGTTGGCAAGGACAGTTTGTACAATTTATGCTACAATTCGTGGGGTTTTCGGAGAATCTGCTTTGAGAAATGACCATGGTGGAGcttcccctcctcctcctcctcctcctcctgtATCGGGGCAGATTGATGCCAGGAGGGTCTCCCAGGAgccattgaagagggttcttAGCAAGAAAAAGGCGTTTcattcggggctagttgagaAAGCTGTTGTGGTGAAAAAGGGGTCAAACTATAAGCCTCAGTTTGATTCAAGGAGAGGTGAATTGGCGCTGTTTCGGGCAGAGGATTTCAACTTTCCCTGCGGAACTAGCCCAGGGAGGCTTTTCATGGACTGCCTAGTGAGCAGTTCGgttattgatgatgatgatgatgttagCAGTGCTGGTGGATATGAGGAAAGGAGTAGCCAAATTTCGAGTTGTGGTGTGGTGAGTGGTGGTTTGAGGAGAGATTACCCCAACAATTCAGGTTGTTTTAGTAGAGTGCAATTGGGTGTTCAATCTAACTCTGGCGGAATGAATGGTTCACCATTTGGCCCCAAGAGTAAGTTGATGGTTTATGCTCCACCTTCTACTGTGGGAGGCTCTGCTCTAGCTTTGCATTATGCAAATGTTATAATAGTAGTAGAGAAGTTGCTTCGCTACCCTTATCTGGTGGGTGAGGAAGCTAGGGACGATTTGTATCATATGTTGCCAACGAGTTTAAGACACTCCCTGAGGACTAATCTGAAGTCCTATGTCAAGAATTTGGCTATATATGACGCACCTCTCGCTCATGATTGGAAGGAGACTCTTGATGGAATATTGAGGTGGCTCGCGCCATTGGCACATAACATGATCAGATGGCAAAGTGAGCGTAATTTTGAGCAACAACAAATTGTTACACGAACACATGTTCTTCTGCTTCAGACATTGTATTTTGCTGATCGAAAGAAGACAGAGGCAGCAATTTGTCAACTTCTTGTTGGACTGAATTATATATGCCGCTATGAGCATCAGCAAAATGCATTATTGGATTGTGCAagtagttttgattttgaagacTGCATGGAGTGGTCAATGCAATGTGGAGCTTCTTTCGTTAATTAG